In Siniperca chuatsi isolate FFG_IHB_CAS linkage group LG24, ASM2008510v1, whole genome shotgun sequence, the DNA window ACTGTGTCAAAGCAAAGTTTGTCTCAAGACTTGTGATTTGACCgaaataacacaaatacagtatgagcAGTTTCAGAATCAACTGTTCGTGTTTTACACATAATGAGAGATCAATTCAAGACCAGGAGAGTCcattaaattagaaataaactGTTATTGGGAGGAAAGTCAAGTCATTTCATTTAGAAATCAcatattaaaacaacaaatgttgatGATAGtgctgtatataaatatatataaaacacttTCAGACAATTTGAATCAATtttaaatcaatgaaaacatgtaaaaccaaaaaGCACAGTTCCCAGAAAACAACCAAATAATGTAGacacaaataaagacagaattAAAATGATCACGTGGCTTCATCTGAGTCTGTATCAGTTTTGAAGTGATCAGTGTTGAGCCAAGTCTTGCCCTCAGTACTTCAAATCCTGCAGGAAAGAATCGGCTCAACAAGCATCTCTGCAGCTTCATTTACTGCCGCTGCTCTCACCAGCACACTTGTGGTTTTTCATGTGAGCGAGCTGAGTGAATCTTTTATCACAAACAGAACAACTAAAGGGTTTCTCCCccgtgtggattctcatgtgttgGGACAAAGCGGTTCTGAAGCTGAAACttgttttacaaactgagcatgtgaaaggtttttctcctgtatgaaCTCGTAAGTGTGTGGACAAATTTGACTTTTCTGCGAATCTTTTACCACAGACTGAACAACTgaagggtttctcccctgtgtgaaCCGTCAAGTGTCGTCTCAGATGTGGCTTTCGTGCAAATCCTTtcccacagacagaacaactaaatggtttctctcctgtgtggactACCATGTGCCTCACAACCTCTGCTTTCCgttgaaaagtttttttacaaactgagcaactGAAACGTTTTCCTTCTGAATGAAATTTCATATGAGTCGTTAACGAGTTCTTCACGAGGTatcttttaccacaaactgaacaactaaatggtttctctcctgtttggAGTCCATCTTGTTCCTGCAGATGTTCCTTGTGGCCAAAGCTTGTAGCACATTCAGAGGAGCTACTTGATGTTTTTCCAGTATTACATTCCTGATCACTTACAGGTACTTCATTGTTTTGCAGAgggtttaaacctgactgaggttcCTGGTCTCCTCCCAgtcacaactgtcatcagtctcaggttCAGAGGAGTCTGACGTCTTGTCACGAGTATCTGGAtctgagttcctggctggttctggttctccacagtcctctccatcagcttctGTTTTCACCTGTTCAGTGagtctttgatgaagctgtgaggactgaggtttctcttcatcatcttcttcactcttcacagggacAGGAGTGAATGTGAACTTGATGAtatcggcctcctccagcccttgaagctgctctccctcctgactggtccagagttcctcctgctcctctttaatgtgtgggggctctggtgggtcctcctggtccagactggggctccagtcctgctgctcagGGGGAACCTCTTCTTTACTCACCGACAGCAGCTGGAGGTCTGTggagaataatgaaatacagacacacgTTTTAGAAAACTGTCGTTTCCTGTTAACATGTAAAGAACAAAGGTTCATCATTGAAATGTTTCGATGTTTATCGATTCAGgattctcagagaactaatgctgtaaaatgtacaaggaaccctctaacctgcattattgaaaatattcatgtttACATCAAGAATTGACCTTTTAAACCGCCTGAAACAGAGCTGATGTTTCCACTCAGACGTACCAGCGTTTCCACTACCgttactttataaataaataaatattaagaaAACAACTTGACACTTTAAATTAGAACGCTTTATTAATCTCCAGCGGGGAAACTGATTTGCCAACAAATCAATTCATACAGACAACAAACAATATAGACGTTGCATTTACACCATAGAAATCCATTTGAGACATGATTATCAGCCAAAAGTTGCTATTTAAGCTTCAGataatgtcccttaatcatcAAGTATTGCACGTCTAAATGCTGCGTTATTTCCGcgttaaaagaaaagaagataGATTCTAACAAGGATCGTTTGATGATTGCTTGCTCAGTCAGTCAGGTGCGCCCGGGAACCTGTATACCTGAATGGCAGATTTTCGCTCGACTCACAAAACCTCCGTGATACTTGtaagttagcataatatgttgtagaaCCGTAGCGTTATTCACGCTTCAATACCGTGTGGTTATGTGTCAGCATTTATAcgcactgtttgtgaacttccttcGTCTTACGTTCGGCGCACCTATGTGCAGTTTTAGCTCAGAAAGAGTTCATCAAGCTCGCAGCACAACACGTGAATGCAGCCAGATCTGTAAAGCTTCCCCAGGTATTCGAGTATCGCGCGCCTTCTGATCCACGGAGCCCAACTCGCTGCACTTGGCGGCCGGAGAAAGCTTCTCCTGGAGTGGAGCAACAAGCATTGGTGGCTGGGGTCCCGCCGCAGGTCTGGGGAAATCGGCTACATCCCAGCCTCATACATcgcttctctgccagaaagaAAACACTATGGACACAAGCCTAACAGGGTTAAAGCTTCTCGCGTCCATGGGAAAGGGcatatattaaaatatcaaactCGAGATTTTATTAACTGATATCGGATCATTCAAATGAAGATCAATTTGAATAGGTAAATCgatttttttaaacccagccctaattcaaactaaaacaaactaaaaacatatCATGCACTTTGCGTTTCGTCAGAGCAGAAACGCCATAAAATGACTTCGATCAAGGCGGCTGCGACTCCATGCTAATGTTACGTGCACATGTAAACCCGCTAGTCCTGAGTTCAAATCAACCTTTCAGCTGAAGACAGAAAAGTGTTTTACTGCTGAAGAATGACTGAAGAATTACTGTCAAggttcatagacaaaacaattgttttttgcTAGTCATCATTATCACCATAAGCCAGTTTACACTGCATAAACTAGCCTAGCGGCGagcagacttttcctctactcatagcttaacaaattacgtattatttatactttttcttactcgccgttggtttaagtcactgcatctcccGACAGAacaccagaatcagaatcagctttattgccaagtaggtttacacatacaaggaatttgctttggtattttgatgcaaaaacaataaagatagtagaaatataaagaaagataaagcaagtactgcaggtcaagaatcataaatataaaattgacaatattaaagaatattaaaaaacattaagaaaCTAATAAAGAATGTTATAAATAAAGAAGATGCATAATGACCGTTATTTAAATTAGAGTTTGTGCAATGTGCGAAATATTTATATGGGAATGTGCACAagtttacagtattactgtactATAAGGGGGGTGGGTGGtggtcccgggccttgttgacgaggccagctgcagacggAAAGAAGCGGTTTTTGTGGCATGagggtggggctgggttcttcttgaaatccacaaccatctccactgtctttagagcgttgagctccagtttgttctgactgcaccaggtcaccaggtggtcaatatCACACCTGTAGGAGGACTCATagccatcagagatgagcccaatgagggtggtgtcatccgcaaacttcaggagcttgacgggctgctgactggaggtgcagctgttggtgtacagggagaagagcagcgGGGAATGAACGCAGCCTTggggggaaccggtgctgatggtccgggagtcagagacatgtttcacCAGCCCCATGTGCTGCCTGCTGttagacaggaagtctgtgatccacctgcaggtggagtcaggcacactcagctgggagagcttgtcctgcagcagagccgggATGATAGTGTTGAAGGcggagctgaaatccacaaacaggatcctgacataggttcctgaggagtccaggtgctggaggatgcCCCCCATCATAGGCAATGTAACTCTACACAGGGATTACTCTGTCTGCTGTGAGGattgtgttttttgatttttcCAGTGCCTTCAAAACCATCCAGCCCCTCCTACTGAGAGACAAGCTGACAGAGATGGGGGTGGACTCACACTGGTGACTTGGATCATGGACTACCTCACAGGGAGACCACAGTATGTCAGGCTGAGGGACTGCACCTCTGGGACTGTGGTCAGCAGCACTGGCGCACCACAGGGGACTGTGCTCAACCCTGTCTTGTTCACCCTCTACACTTCTGACTTTAAGTACAACTCTGAGTTATAACACATGCAGAAGTTCTCAGATGACCCTGCAATTGTTTGCAATTGTTGGGTGTATTAGGGGGGGACAGGAGGGTGAGTACAGGAGTCTGATGGAGGACTTTGTGACAGTGGAGCAGGTTGAACCAACTGCAGCTTAACACCTCCAAAACCAAAGAGATGGTGGTGGACTTCCGGAGGACCAGGCCCCATCTGCAACTGGTCTCCATCAAGGGGGTCAAGACCTACAAGTATGTGGAGCTGCAGCTGGACAATAGACTGGACTGGTCAGCAAACATCGACACTCTTCACaggaagaggcagagctggCTCTATTTTGTGAGGAGGCTggggtccttcaacatctgttTGAAACTACTGCTGGCGTTTTACCAGTCTGTTGTAGCCGGCATTCTCTTTTAAGCTGCGGCGTGCTGGGGAGGCAGCATTAAGTAGCGGGACGCTATACGGCTGGACAGACTGGTGAGGAGAGTTGGCTCTGGGGTTGGCACAGAGCTGGATTACCTTatgtcagcagcagagagaaagacccTAGAAAAATTGCTGCCCGCCATGGACAATGCCCGCCACCCTCTGCACAGCACATTCACAATGCAGAGGTGCATGTTCGGTGGCAGACTGTTGTCTCGGTCCCGCtcaacagacagactgaggaagTCTTTTGTCCTACAGGCCATACTGCTGTACAGCTCCTCCCAGCGGCGGCGGGGCGAAATCGACTGAATGCTCACCTGCAATCTGTCATTAGGCTGCTGCACTCTCGGTTACTGGTTACGTTAGCTTTATGCACAGTTTGCATTTGTCTATATATTTATCTTCAACTTGTATTTTATACTATCCACAGTTAGCATTATtcttactgttttttaaaactttttattcACCTTACATTTGCACTACCTCCGTTAGCATTTACTCTGTCATAGTGACAGCTCTCTGTTGTAGCTGGACTATCACTTCACTGCTGTGTTTCTATATTATGTTTTTACTCTCATATTCTTGTGTGTATTGGTGCTCTTTAGTCTAAATTTccctcaggatcaataaagtatctatctctctctactTTTTAACGTTTAGGTGTAATGTATTATCACGTTGCAGCCTCTCCCCAGCTCTTTGTGTCGGGGCAGAGCTCTGAGCACAGAGGCCTCAGTGGACACAGCgaagtgaaccaggtgaagtgaagaaAACTAAACCAAGATTATTCGAGTTGACGACTACgcttgttactgtaagtaagtgcaataaaacctttgtgaGTAAAcgcctgttcaacaagcataaacgtGTGAACACGTAGAAAGCGagattttaatctgctctgtctgcggTTTCTCATGTTTTACACAACCACAGcgcgctagctcggctaatagtgaattgttacaaacaagctaaagcTATCTTCATGTAgtctgtttatcttagtttgccatgaatcttaaaatttggcaaattctttaAACTTCCCgctggctgagacaaagcagcccctcccccctctgccaggtaacttacctgcagtgaatcacagcggcagcagagggaggaggactgACACTGATTGATGTCGGAGTTCTTCAATCTTTCTAAACTTCGCtctgtattttgatgtcaggaatatgattttattgacattttagatttgttacCAGAGACATTTGAGTTTATattagtgactttgctgttgtaaacatcactgttgctgctctagaaacgatatttagttatatttaaaatattcaaatctaATTCTGTTCtaaatttattctttttaaaaaataatatattttatttagaagaaTAAAAGGTTCACTGGGCAGCCTTCTTGAGAAAAGAGCAGCTGCAGCCACGATCACTGCTCATCAAAAAGCTGAAGCAGAGATGACAACGTACCTACTGATGGAGAAGACGACCCACTAACTAGCTAACCAGGGACGGTTTCCTCTGACGGCCAGCTTCGCATGTAAACATTGGTGTATATGTGCTACCAGTGCTGCATCTGAGCGTGTGTTCAGCACACCGGGTAGCGTTGTTACTCCACTCCGCAGCCTATTAATAAAGCCAGAAAAGGTTGGTATTTCTGGCCAAAACCTTGAGCTTTAAAGTTCCAGACACTCTATCTTGATATATGTATCTAAATGCACTGTTGTAGTCTATTTAATTTAACTAGGcccatttaaataattttgaattttgttgtttttgcatagGCCCATAATTAGTTTCCTACGTTTAAGATCCTGTAGAATTCGTTTAAGATAATTAATTTTGCAATTCTTTTGCAGATCAAAATCTTGACCATTAAATTATGACAATCCAGCTCTtgcaatataaaatgaaaaggttTCTGCCAATAAAGCGTGctcttgttctgttttatttgtcttttatggCTATTATTACccaatcagagaaaaaaaagtaattatttttaagTCCCTGAAGCGAGAGCTGCTTTAAATAATGCaatgtggaaaattatattttttaacaaccagGATGGGACAAATCAGCAAGAGTTTCCTCTAGTCtttacaatattaataattcaatgATTATATTTGTCCTAAGTTAAACGTGCAGGGCGACACATGGTGAAAAAAAGGGGTTAACAATATAAAGATTAGGAATTACTCGTTTAAGACAGGTGTAGCACTTTGCTTCGTGTTCGGCAGGCGTAGTCCGACACCCTACCCTTTTGCAAGTTCTTGATAACAGGAGAGTTCGCTCTGTAGGTAAGTTTTAAACCTAAGTTCTGGGATACTAATAAAGACCCCCCATAATTTACTGAGGCAGGCGCAAACCATGCAGGTATGTGGTGCTTTTAAAATGAGGCTGTCACGATGGCATCGTTTATCGGCCCAAGCCCCAGTAAGTCAAgtcatttcatttataaatcacgttttaaaaacacatgttgACCACAGTCCTGTACAGGCGACATAAAATACTTTTGGACAATTTGAATCAATGAATACATGTAAAACCAAAAAGCACAGTTCCTGGAAAACAACCGAATAATGTAGacacaaataaagacagaattAAAATGATCACGTGGGTTCATCTCAGCTGAAAAGATGAAGCTCGACTTATTTTGGAGTCTGTATCAGTTTTGAACTGATCAGTGTTGAGCCAAGTCTTGCCCTCAGTACTTCAAATCCTGCAGGAAAGAATCGGCTCAACAAGCATCTCTGCAGCTTCATTTACTGCCGCTGCTCTCACCAGCACACTTGtgggttttcattttcaaactgaaCAACTGAAGGGTTTCTCCCCCGTGGGAATTCTTAAGTGTGTCTTCAGATTTGAGTTTTGGCTGAATCGTTTCCCGCACTCAGAGCAACTAAATGATTTCTCACCAGCATTACATCCACTGTTAgttattagttagttagttagttagttattttgcagagggtttaaacctgactgaggttccctggctggtcctggtcctccacagtcctctccgTCAGCTTCGGTTTTCATCTGTTCAGTGagtctttgatgaagctgtgaggactgaCGACCGACACACTGATGGTTTTCGAGCTGATAAAGCCAAGTGAATCTTTTGCTGCAAACAGTGCAGCTGTATCGTTTCTGCTCCGTGTGGAGTGTCAGATTAACCTTTTGTATAAAGCCTCTACTGCAAACTGAACAACTAaagggtttctctcctgtgGGAATTTTCATGTGTCTCTTCAGATTTGAGTTTTGGCTGAATTGTTTCCCACAAACTGAGCAGCTAAATGATTTCTCACCACTGTTATTTTGCAGAgggtttaaacctgactgaggttcCCTGGTCTCCTCCCaatcacaactgtcatcagtctcaggttCAGAGGAGTCTGACGTCTTGTCATTAGTATCTGGATCTGACTTCCTGGCTGgttctggtcctccacagtcctctccatcagcttctgttttcatctgttcagttagtctttgatgaagctgtgaggactgaggtttctcttcgtcgtcttcttcactcttcacagtGACAGGAGTGAATGTGAACTTGATGAtatcggcctcctccagccctcgaagctgctctccctcctgactggtccagagctcctcctgttcctctttaatgtgtgggggctctgggtcctggtccagactggggctccagtcctgctgctcagGGGGATCCTCTTCTTTACACACCGACAGCTGCTGGAGGTCTGTggagaataatgaaatacagacacacgTTTTAGAAAACTGTCGTTTCCTGTTAACATGTAAAGAAAAAGGTTCATCATTGAAATGTTTCGATGTTTATCGATTCAGGATTCTTagagaactaatgctgtaaaatgtacaaggaaccctctaacTGCTGCATTAttgaaaatattcatgtttACGTCAAGAATTGATCCTTTAAATCGCCTGAAACAGAGCTGATGTTTCCACTCAGACGTACCAGTGTTTCCTCTACCgttactttataaataaatattaagaaataaacttGACACTTTAAATTAGAACGCTTTATTAATCTCCAGCGGGGAAACTGATTTGCCAACAAATCAATTCATACAGACAACAAACAATATAGACGTTGTTGTGCccaataaatgtcttttttcaagACAACTGCACATTTTAGAGTGGACTTTTTATTGTGACCAGTCCAAGGCAACACCAGCGCAATAATCACAGTGTTTAATCAGCATCTCGATATGCCACACCTGTGAGGTGGACGGATTATCTTGGCACAGGAGAAGCGCTCACGAACACGGACTTGAACAAAAGTTGAGAGTAAATCTACTAAAACTGGTTGCACCACGATTACTTTGGGCACAACCTAATTAGTTTGGACGTAAAGTCGTAACTAAGGCAAGTGGGCCAATCAGCGATCAAACGTGGAGATCCGGTATCACGGTTACCACGCGCGTTCGCTTTCTGACTGGCACAAGCAACTTGGCATCGCAGCACAAAGTGTTAAGCTAGATCgatattaaaatatatcaaTAATTAGCAGTTTCACCGTTAGCGAGTATGATTCTGTAACAACGAGggacatgtgtgtttatgttataACTTATCTGCGTGGGGAATACTTCAGTCCACTGCACCCAATCACCTACAGATGGCTGTAAAGCGACAGCAAACGGCCAGTAAAGTGTGCGACTACTTCTCCAAAGATGGTTGTCTGCGATACCTGCAAAGCAAAGATGAGCCAGGGATCTGGCGAATCCAGTCTACAGTAAAGCACCAATCCGTGGTCTCACCTGAAAGTGAGACGTGAAGATCTCCATACGGAGGCCGAGGGACTGCGAGTGCAACAGAGAAGACCTGTACCACCAGCAGCACCAGTACAGGACACGCTGCCACATGTGTTTGACCAGGTAACTAAACGGGGGCCTTCAGATCCAAGAGCGAAGAATCTGGACAAGATGATGGAGTACGGTTGTAAATCTGTCGCCATCGTTTCAGGTGTTGGTTTTAAAAAGGCTTTAGCTGCTGCAGAGCTCAGGTACACCATAAAATCTGAGTTCGTCTGCACAGAGAAGAGGTGGAACAAGTCCACCGGCTCCTCTCCGTTGATCCACAACAGACTGCTGGTCGGGGACCACCGCTCATTTCGAAGACAACGAGTGGAAAAGAGGGCAAGTCGCACTTAACGTAAAGGCGATCCCACACAGGCAGCCTGTTTTTAGAGATGCTGGAGGAGCGGGCGTACTGCTGGTACTACGTTACAGCGCTGCCAACATGGTACAAGCCACGCCAGGCCTCAGCTGTAGCGCCCACCCTGCTCCAGCTGGCCTTGCGTCACAGAGGGCGGTACTGAAGAGGTGCGCCACTATCTCTGCCAAGCCGAGACTTAGAGCAGTCCCGGAGGACGTTGGCCTCCCTCGTCACGCCATCCTTCAGGCCGCCCCTACGAGGTGAAGTTCGACATTACTCGCGCTCAAAAGACTGCAGGAGCAGAACCGAGCGCTCGCCGTGGGGCCATTTTACCTGCCACAGTGGGCAAAGTCCGTGACTTTACCTGCCGAGGTCGCTCTGGTGGGCAAAGTCCGTGACTCTGACTGACAAGAGTCCGAGGTCGCGCAAGGGGAACCTGGAAATGAGCCACGCTGGGCACGCATCGTAGATCCAGCCATGGATCAAAGAAGAGAAGTGGTTTTGGTCTCCATATTGGATCCTCGCTACAAGCAGCGCCCTCCGTCAGACACGGCCCAAACCTGGCTCCAGGAAGAGGCCGACCCAGTGCCCCAGAGTCCCAGCCTCAGGCTTCACTGTAGTGTTTCCATTGTGCTTCTTCATCCATTGCAAAGATATCTGACCCGAGAAAAGATCTGATATTTCCCACGaggtgaaaataataaaatctacAGAGTCCAGAGGCCAGCGCTCCACGAGCGGTCCGAGACGACGAAACTTTCATAGCCGCGAGATTTCAGAAGTGGAAACGTTTTCCGTTCGAAAAGGAAGCGAAAGTTAAAGTTGCAGTTAAACTTGAACGGGAAGTCTTGTGCTGCTGTCCGGCTCATTATCCTGTTAAAACCCACCGGACCTCGGTGCACCGGATCAGGGTTTGGGTTTGGGGGACGCCACAAAGTAAAGACTCACCAGCCCCCCGTAAAGTTTGGCCCGCAGGTGTAAAACTCTACACAGGTGTACTGAAGATGAAAACCAAAACGATCCCGTCTGAGCTGATGTAGCAAACCAGAGCGCGACGCCTTTCAGCTCGTCTTACTCGCTTCTTCATTTGGTAGCTCAAcgacagaaaaaaagagtttaaacGCGTTAAAACGTGAACTTCCTGCTGCTTCTccctttactttgtgtttatctgGTCTGGTGTTAAATGTTACgtaaaaaacactttgaatacCATTTAAAAGCATCTGTTTCCACGTTCTTCCCTTCAGATAGCAGCAGTCACCCCCATGAggacgactctcactgtcacactttaagtTCCTGTTGCTGATAAAACTCacagacttttactgcagtggagtattttcacagagtgctgtcaggacttttactgcagtaaaggatgtGAACACTTCTTCCCCCGCAGCTGGTTTCCCAGCAGtttaaagtgaaacaacaagtaaagtgcacaaacctgctctgtgcagccggacttcaggctggaaaacagcgtccagTAGTTTGCGTTGTCCACAAAGTTCCTCCTCGTACTCTGCTATCGTTCTTTCAAACAGCTCAAATATCTCTTCAGCAGCCGCACTTAGTCTCTGGCTGACAAAAGCTCTCAGCGTTTGGACTTTAGACATTTTtacagcttcacagcagcagattccgtgaaaaatacagtttggtctCTATCGAAGCTACTCCGACTAGCACTGTGAGGCCGAGCTCCGGCTCCGTCTACTTCCTGATAGCAAGCTGCGCTAACTTCCTTTAGCATTCTTGGCTAACAGGAGATGAGTCTGCGGTGAAACATCCCGAAAGTTCACACAAAGTCCGCTTCGACAGGTTTATCCAAACATACAGGCTCTGCTGGTTCACTCCGACTGGATCTTATGCTAACGGAAagagttagcatgttagcctcgGTTACACTGCTTCCGGTACCTCTTCTTCGctgattttcacaataaaagtgccctttttt includes these proteins:
- the LOC122871908 gene encoding zinc finger protein 594-like isoform X5, with product MSKVQTLRAFVSQRLSAAAEEIFELFERTIAEYEEELCGQRKLLDAVFQPEVRLHRADLQQLSVCKEEDPPEQQDWSPSLDQDPEPPHIKEEQEELWTSQEGEQLRGLEEADIIKFTFTPVTVKSEEDDEEKPQSSQLHQRLTEQMKTEADGEDCGGPEPARKSDPDTNDKTSDSSEPETDDSCDWEETREPQSGLNPLQNNSGEKSFSCSVCGKQFSQNSNLKRHMKIPTGEKPFSCSVCSRGFIQKVNLTLHTEQKRYSCTVCSKRFTWLYQLENHQCVGRQSSQLHQRLTEQMKTEADGEDCGGPGPAREPQSDLQLLSVSKEEVPPEQQDWSPSLDQEDPPEPPHIKEEQEELWTSQEGEQLQGLEEADIIKFTFTPVPVKSEEDDEEKPQSSQLHQRLTEQVKTEADGEDCGEPEPARNSDPDTRDKTSDSSEPETDDSCDWEETRNLSQV